The Papaver somniferum cultivar HN1 chromosome 3, ASM357369v1, whole genome shotgun sequence genome includes a region encoding these proteins:
- the LOC113357146 gene encoding protopine 6-monooxygenase-like — protein sequence MDFSSLLLLLLNNWISAYSMAALLALVLVYNLRITKSSSSKTTSLKGKKIIARPPAVTGAWPVLGHLHLFGSGEHPHEMLSKFAEKYGPAFTMKFGKHTTLVVSDTRVVKECFTTNDTLFSNRPSTIAFDLMTYATDSIAFTPYSPYWRELRKISTLKLLSNNRLESIKQLRTSEVSVCFKELYELTNKKSDNGEPVPIDLKRWFDEVSNNVTMRVIFGKQNFGSKIVRGEDQEAVHYKKIMDELSRLSSLTMLSDMVPLLGWLDYFKGDLKAMKRNGKELNSILQKWLEEHKSKKSSHDRQDFMDVMLSISKETQLYGHDQDTFIKATCLAMIMGGTNSTEVALTWILSLLMNNRYALHKARQEIDLLVGKDRQVEDSDVKNLTYMNAIIKETMRLYPLGFLLERDAKEDCEVGGFNIEGGTRLLINVWKLQRDPNVWTDPMEFKPERFLTENADIDVGGQHFELLPFGAGRRVCPGVSFALQFMHLVLARLIHGYDMETINGEDVDLSVSSEGHVNIKSTPLELILTPRLHPKLYDC from the coding sequence ATGGATTTCTCATCACTACTATTACTACTTCTAAACAATTGGATTTCAGCTTATTCCATGGCTGCTCTTCTTGCCTTAGTCCTTGTCTACAATCTCAGGATAACcaagtcatcatcttccaaaaccacTTCTCTGAAGGGCAAGAAGATTATTGCTAGGCCACCAGCAGTAACAGGCGCATGGCCGGTTCTTGGTCACCTGCATTTGTTTGGATCAGGAGAGCATCCACATGAGATGTTGTCAAAGTTCGCAGAAAAATATGGACCTGCCTTTACAATGAAGTTCGGGAAGCACACAACACTAGTTGTGAGCGATACCCGAGTCGTCAAAGAATGTTTTACTACTAATGATACCCTCTTCTCCAACCGCCCATCCACCATAGCTTTCGATCTTATGACTTATGCAACCGACTCCATAGCTTTCACTCCTTATAGTCCTTACTGGCGTGAACTCAGAAAGATATCCACTCTCAAACTTCTCTCTAACAACCGTCTTGAATCGATCAAACAACTTCGGACCTCAGAGGTGAGCGTATGTTTTAAGGAACTATACGAGCTAACCAACAAGAAAAGCGATAATGGAGAACCAGTTCCGATAGATTTGAAGAGATGGTTCGATGAGGTTTCAAACAATGTAACTATGAGAGTAATCTTTGGGAAACAAAATTTTGGATCCAAGATTGTACGCGGGGAAGATCAAGAGGCAGTCCATTATAAAAAAATCATGGACGAACTTTCACGTCTTTCTAGTTTGACTATGTTGTCGGACATGGTTCCTTTACTTGGTTGGTTGGATTACTTCAAAGGCGATTTGAAGGCAATGAAACGAAATGGCAAGGAACTGAATTCTATACTCCAGAAATGGTTGGAGGAACATAAAAGCAAGAAAAGCTCTCATGATCGACAAGATTTCATGGATGTTATGTTGTCAATTTCCAAGGAGACCCAACTCTATGGCCACGACCAAGATACTTTTATTAAAGCTACTTGTCTTGCCATGATCATGGGTGGAACAAACAGTACGGAAGTGGCTCTAACATGGATCTTGTCCTTACTTATGAACAACAGATACGCATTGCATAAGGCTCGACAGGAAATAGACTTACTCGTTGGGAAGGATAGACAAGTGGAAGATTCAGATGTCAAGAATTTGACATACATGAATGCCATCATTAAAGAAACAATGCGATTATACCCATTAGGTTTTCTTCTAGAACGCGATGCCAAGGAAGACTGTGAAGTTGGCGGGTTCAACATCGAAGGTGGTACAAGATTACTGATAAATGTGTGGAAGTTACAACGAGATCCGAACGTGTGGACAGACCCCATGGAATTCAAACCAGAGAGATTTCTGACAGAGAATGCAGACATAGATGTTGGTGGTCAACATTTCGAATTACTGCCATTTGGTGCTGGTAGAAGGGTGTGTCCTGGTGTGTCTTTCGCGCTACAGTTCATGCATTTGGTTCTCGCCCGTCTTATCCATGGCTATGATATGGAAACCATAAATGGTGAAGACGTTGATTTAAGTGTTAGTAGCGAGGGACATGTTAACATCAAATCAACCCCACTCGAGCTCATCCTTACTCCTCGCCTTCACCCCAAGCTTTACGATTGTTAA